The window TGGATCTCTTTATCCACAACCGACTATTGAATATTGTTTCCACCAGGCCACAAGTCCCTGATGGCTGAAGGTAACACCAAGCTTTAATAATGGGAGATTATGGAATTACAGAAGGACCCATGAATTGAAATAGATCGACAAGGGTGAGTATGAAAGATGAACTGCTCACAAGCCTAATACAAATCCAAGATGTACCAATTTCCATCCATTCTTATGCAGATGCTCCTATACGATGATAGCTAACTTTACCACATAATCTATGTTCCATGACGAATCTCGTAAACCGGATAAATCAAACTTTTCACTAATCAAACTTCTGCCAGTCCTCGGTTACTTCTGTGGAAGATGGCACTGGGGTTGGAGCAGTCAGGCTACCCACACCAGAGTCAAAGGTTTCCCATTTGGTTGTTACCGAGACAGCATTGCCATTTTGAGAAGCGACACCGCTGCTGTTCTGAGGATTCACACCATTGCTATTTTGAGAAGCCACACCATTGCTATCATTGTTAATCGGATTGGAGTTTTTCACCTTCAGATCGTCCAGTGAATCCACAAGGTTCTGGACACGACGTACCTGTTTAAGAAAGATACATGACATCGATTACAACAGATTTCTAATAGTATATGCAACTTCAAAGCCTATACTGTAACCCTTACAACGTCTGTAACCTTCCAAAACTATTGATGTGAACTCCTATCTGCGACATGACACTCACTCACCAGGACTTTAAGACATCATAAAAACATAAATAGGATCATGACACAACCGCCACTTGTAGTAGAGTGGTAACTTTGCCTTTAATAACCAGAATGGAGTACATAGTTGAAGGGAGAATGGTTTTAAGCTAGAGGAAGGGAGAAATAAAGGGAAAGAATTAGATCAGTATTCGGAGGACTGGTAGCCTAACTGTCAAGAAATGCTATTCCATATGAAAAATCTAATAGGATTTGAAATCAAGATTAAAATGGATTCCAATTACAAATACCTACTGCAACATAATGCTACTCTAAGAAAGATATGAGCGTCAAACACAATGCACACCAAACACTTAAATTAATGTACTCTATATATTAACTCTATCATTTTGAATGCTGCAAAATGACATCAGTGGAAGCCCTCCTGTGGGATTCTACTAAATGGGAAGTCATAAGTTGGCCTCGATGGACAACAGGTATAAAACTACAAACAGATTGGGAAGGATATACTCCAGTGTATGACATTGCAAATTGTACAATAAGCCGACCTTGCGAGACAACGACTGAGAAAACATATGCATCACAGCCTTCCTCACAGATCTCGCAGCCCAGAATTGCCATATCACCACTGGAATGTGTCAAAGGATCCACCACATCCCGGGAGGTGAAATTTTTTTGTTATAAATAGAGTGGGTATAAGATGAATAAAACACATTACATCATTCTCCCATGGGAAATGAACAATAATTGACACAAAACTAACAACTTGATAATCAAACGCAAAGTCGACAATTTAGAAACTGCAATGCAAATTGCAAAAGAAGCAAACCTCAGCCTTCCGCTGCATTCTAGCTTCTCCTTCGGCTTTGATGCCATCCAATTTCAGCAACTGCCTCATGAGCAACTCTGTTGATACAGCAAACTCCTTATCGGAAACCTTGGTGCCACCATTCACAGCCACATCCAAAGCAGAAACCTACAACACAAAAAGCAATCAAGCAACATGAGTCCCATAAATATCTACTACTTTGATAAACAAATAAACACATGGACTCACCCTGTCGGACAGGCCATCAACCTCGGCTCTGACTCCAGCAATTGCTTCAAATGCCTTGGCCATCTCAGGGCTCATAGCTCCAATCTCTCCAGCATCAGCCTCCATCTCATTGCTTCCAACTCCAACCTCCCCAGCATCAACTTCCATCTCATTGTTCTCATTCAACTCCCCGATGCTCCTCTCTTTCCTTTTCGGCTCCTGCAAGAGCATAACCCTGGAATTATCCTTCGCGCCGGCCGCATCCAAATGCTCTTCATCTTCCTTCTCTTTCCCCCTGAACAACAGCTTCTGCTCCTCCGGCTCCAGCCCGGTCTTCTGCGAAACCAGTCCCTTCAATTCCCCTATCAAAAAAATTAAAAAAATCCAAACCGATCAAACACCTATCCAATTTCACAGCTCACAACTACAACAACCACTATCACAGACTTTAATCACCATAATTAGTTTAATCACCACAACATTAACAAAAACCCTAACAATTCCAAACCCTAAAATACGAAACCAACAAGTTAGAGTGAACTTCATCGCAGTGAAATGCAAGGGAGAAGAGCAGCGGTACCGAAAGTGGAGTGGGCCGGGAGGTTGATGACGTGGTGAACCGGGCCGTGAGTGACGTGGATGGTGATGACGGGACCAGAAGCGGCGGCGGCGGCGAGGTGTTCGTCGTCATAGTCGCGGCGCTGGACACACATGCCGCCGGGTCGGAGCTCCGAGACGGTCTCCTCGTTCGGAGGGGTTACCGGCGAGGCTTTCGGAGTCGGGTTCTTCTTGAACATGGTCGTCGGAATCTGGAAATTGAAAGGTTTGAGAGATTTGGGGGTTTTCCTAAGTTTGGTAATTTGGCGGGTATAGTGTGGACGAAGAGAAAGGTTTTACCTATTACTATTGGTTCTTACCATCACTACTGGCCTAATAGTGTGGATTAGGACCCCAGATTGCTTTTTGTCTAAGATTTTTTCTCTTCAATAAAACGCACAATTATCTTTCCAGTGTTTTTTTTAATCAGTTAAATAACTCAAATGCTACCACGAACTCTTTTATAAATTGAATTGACGACCTTCTAGATATAAATAAGAGACTATGTCACTAGATCAAATAGTATTTTTTTTAATTTTTAAATTAGTTAAACAACTCAAATGTTACAACGAAGCTTTTTATAAGTTAAATTCATGACCTTCTACATATAAAAAAGAGACTATACCACTAAATCAAATAGTACTGGGTTCTGTATGTGTTTGGATGAGAGAAAAAACAATGAAATTTAATTGAAAATGAGGATTTTATAAAGAAGAGATTATGCTTGTTAGTTAAAGTCGAGGAGAAAACTTTTCTCTCTAGAGAAAACCCTAGAGGACGCCGCCTTCCCGTTTTGTGCCTGTCCGGCTCCGCCTCGCCGCCGGCGATGGCCTCTGGCCTAGCCGGCGCCCATTGGGTGAGCCCAGACGGGTGATTGGTGTGAGTGCAGTATCTCAATCCCGAAGGTTTGGATCGGAGGGGGGTCTGTGTTGTCTTGGATCCAACAGAAAGGCTGGGTCAAGGAGGTGGGGTATGATCGGAGGAGGCACTGGTTTCTGGATCAGAACGCAGTCTGTTAGATTGGCTTGCCGGAGTCGATGGCCGGATGGTGCAAATCGCAGGCGGGTTGGGTCTGATAGCAAGCGAAGATGACGGATCCGAATCCAATTGCATGAGTTCTTTGTTTCGATTGGAGTTGGGTGGCTTGCGGTTTCTCAACGTTGGGTTGACAACGATGGTGGCGCAAGGGGGCTCGACTCTGGTCGGAAGGCGGCGACGGTGGTGGGTAGACACATCATCTTCTTTGGGCTGGGCAGACTGCATGCCTTGAGGGCTTGGACCTTTGGGCTTGGATATTGCATTTGGGCCTGATATGGGCTGGTGATGGGGGTTGGACCCACTTTTTGGGTCTGGCCCTGTTTGTTGTTTTATTTACTGTTTTTACTGTTATAGGTTATTTTGTTTTTTGCATTTTGCATGCAATAAATTCCTGCAGGCACTTTATAGGACTAGATGGGCTTCGTGCCGGTATTTGCACTTTATGTGCGTTGTCTACTCTAGGTGTGCGACGAGTTCCTTAATTGCTTCGTCAAATAGTCGTTGCCACCTAACGGTAAGATGAAACTAAGTGTCGTCGAATCTATTTTCCAGCGGCAACATAGTTTGAAAGCTAAATTATTAGACATTACGATGTGTAAACGTGTTACATATTTACTGTTCTTTCTAGTGTGTCACTGCTATGTGAAAGCAAATAGAATCGTCATTAGAGTTGTACTCTTTGCTAGTTGGTGCTTTGTTGAGTAGTACATATTTTTAGATATTTCTGATATTATTTCAGGTCTTTGTAATTAGATATTTCTGATATTATTTCAGGTCTTTGTAATCAGGGGTTTAAGCTTGATGTCCTCCCTTGTATTCGATAATTTCATTAATCAAGGCTGGAGAATAGCCGCAAAAGCCTTTTTTAACAAAAAAAAAAAAAAAAAAAAATTAATGCCGCTATACCAAATAGTACTGAATTCTCTGTAAGTGTGTTTAGATGAGAGAAAAAAATGATGAAATTTAATTAAAAATGAGGATTTCATAATTTAGAAAGACGAATTCTCTCGTTTGAGATTAGCAAATAAGAAATCGATTTGCTTTACCATTCTAAGAATGTCATCAAGTCTTTTAACTTCTCACTAAACAAACACATAACACCGGCTGATCTTCAAATGATCGTCAAAGTCGACCTAAAAATAGAAGAGATCCATAAGTTAGAACCAAGTGACCCTGATTATACAATTCTCTTCTATTCGCTTATGATTTCCCAAATCCATGAACTTGACTTTGCCAAAACAAGTAGGGAACATAACCATTAAAGAAACTCAATATCGGTATGCGAAATACTTCAGTAATCAATAACTACTACATATTGTCTATATATCGTGTGTTACAAGCCATGGACGATAACAACATACTCTCCCAAAATAAAAATCTAACCAATACAATAACTGAATGAAGCATACGTGAAACTATAAAACTATTGATTGGTGAAAGATAGTCGAGGAGTACACAAGGCATTTTTTCATAAGATAAAGAGTACAAAGCATTAGCGACGATAAAAGACCCAAAAAATAAAAAATAAACAACTACAGTATATCATATATATGGCATTAGAATCAAAAATACGCAGTCACCACTGACTCTCCGAGCACATGCCCTTCAATTGTCTCCAACACCTTCTCCTTCGTCACCTGCAATCCACCGTAAATTAACTTAAAATCAATCAACAAGATATATAATCTTAATTAGAATAATTGAATATTTATGCAGATCGCAATTAGCACGTACCTTGTGACCTAGGTTAAGCTCATCATCCAAAGCATAGAGCTTGAACTCGAAGCGGTGACCCGGCGAGGGCATCTTCGGGCCACACCACCCCGGAACCTTCAAGTCATTGTTCCCTTCTTTCAGCCCGCCGTACTGTCCGCCCATCTGATCCTCTTCTTTCCCGGAAAAACCCTCCGGGAGAGACTTGACACCGGGGGGAATGTTCACCACCACCCAATTGGTAAACGGCACAACCGGGTCGTTCGGATCCGGTGCATCTATGATCTCCACCACAAGGGCCAAGCTCTTGGTCCCTGGAGGCAAGTTGTACCATTCTACTGGGGGAGATATGTTCTTCCTTGCTCCTTGACCTTCTGCGGTGTACTTTCTGGGTAGTTTTCCTTCGTGGTCTATTCCTGGTAAGACTAGTCTGAACTCGTCGCTTGCCGCCATGTTTTCTGGTGATCAATCTGAAATGTTCTAGGTTGAAAGCTGGCTGGATTGTATATTTGTATATGTGGATGTGGTGTGTCTTTTGTGCAGGGATCGATCGATGGAAGACACGTTTGATGAAGAACTTGTGTGTTGGCGAGGTGTGAGTCGTGTGACTGGTAGTGTTAGTGTTGCGAGACACGTGGTAAGCATAATTGGTTTCGGTTCGTAATTTTCTTCCTTTCCAACGCTCTAATCACCGACTACTGACCTGCTGCTTGCAATTGTAAATCGTAAATGATTTGAAAAACAATTTAAGTAACAATAGTTTTTTTTTAATAAAGGACTAGTGCGGTTGCTCTTAAGCCTTCATTAATAAAACCATCGAATACAAGGAGAGACATGAAACTTAAACCCCTGATTATAAAGACCCGAAATAATATCAAAAATCTCTACAACGTACCTATATTATAACAAGCACCAACTAGCAAAAAATACTACTGTAATAACAACTCTATTTGCTTTGTCACAGCAGTGACGTAACGGAAAGAACAATTTAAGTAACAATAGTTTTTTTAGGGCAAGTAACAATAGTTTTTTGTACAAATGTTATGTCTTGCTCTTACCTCATCATTACATTTAGTTTTGTCTTCAGCAAATTTTGCATTCTAAATTTAACCTGGGTCTATCAGGAATAATATGTCCAAGATTTAAAATGCATGAAAACAACATGGTATATGATAGCTAAATTAAAAGCTATTTATTTTCCTTATTCTCCTGCAAATTTGTCGATTGTAATATAGAGAAATAAGGATCTCCCGTAGAGGATTAAGTTAAACTAAAAGCTTCAACAAAAGTCACAAAACGTGACTGCAGCTCCTATTGAACAGCAGTCAAAAAATAAAAGTAAAACCTAACCTAGATTGCTCAGAAAAATACGAAAATTTACAGAGGTGTACTAGACACACAGAGCGTCTAGCACACAAAATTTGAGATAAATCGGAGTTGATTTGATAGGGAAATAAAATACGGGAATATGACGAACAGAAGATAAGAAAACTGAAAACTGATTTCAAAGTAGTTGAAAATCAAGATAATGAGACTAGCTAGGGAGGAAGTATCCACCCCCGACAATCACACACAACACACTTTGTCCAATTTGTGACCAACTAACTCAATTGAAGATGCTCAGATTGACTCGGTACGTTTGAGCACAATCTATTACTCTTTCTTACTTTGTACGTTAGGCAGGAAGTGCTCTACACCTAAACTATTCTCAAACATTTTAACCTAAAGGTACGTTTATTAGGTTAAACAAGCAGAGATCAATAAGCATGAAAAGAGTTTGAGCAAACACTAGGCATCGCAATAAACTTAGCGCCTTGCTAAACCTAGGGTTTCGTCTACTCGCTAGTGAAAACTACCGATTACTTCTCTAGACAATTTGAGAGATCCGATATTGACCCAGGCATCAAATAATCAAAGTATTAGAACCCCTAACATGTATACTAAGTAGGCCTCCAAAGCACACACACAAAGAATTCATTGATGAACAATCGGTAAACAAAACCTTAATCTTATTAATTGCAAAAACAAATTGAAAATCAAAGCATGTTGTGAATCATGTC of the Fragaria vesca subsp. vesca linkage group LG6, FraVesHawaii_1.0, whole genome shotgun sequence genome contains:
- the LOC101313716 gene encoding BAG family molecular chaperone regulator 4-like; the encoded protein is MFKKNPTPKASPVTPPNEETVSELRPGGMCVQRRDYDDEHLAAAAASGPVITIHVTHGPVHHVINLPAHSTFGELKGLVSQKTGLEPEEQKLLFRGKEKEDEEHLDAAGAKDNSRVMLLQEPKRKERSIGELNENNEMEVDAGEVGVGSNEMEADAGEIGAMSPEMAKAFEAIAGVRAEVDGLSDRVSALDVAVNGGTKVSDKEFAVSTELLMRQLLKLDGIKAEGEARMQRKAEVRRVQNLVDSLDDLKVKNSNPINNDSNGVASQNSNGVNPQNSSGVASQNGNAVSVTTKWETFDSGVGSLTAPTPVPSSTEVTEDWQKFD
- the LOC101302373 gene encoding UPF0098 protein MTH_273-like, giving the protein MAASDEFRLVLPGIDHEGKLPRKYTAEGQGARKNISPPVEWYNLPPGTKSLALVVEIIDAPDPNDPVVPFTNWVVVNIPPGVKSLPEGFSGKEEDQMGGQYGGLKEGNNDLKVPGWCGPKMPSPGHRFEFKLYALDDELNLGHKVTKEKVLETIEGHVLGESVVTAYF